One Streptomyces fagopyri DNA window includes the following coding sequences:
- a CDS encoding ABC transporter ATP-binding protein — MSTRTAQAVRNGHGGGLVCAVRALTKTYPAVRGRRGAPGTPEVRATDGVRLDIRRGEIFGLLGPNGAGKSTLVRQLTGLMRPDSGSVEILGHDIVRHPERAARILAYLGQESTALDELTVSLAAETTARLRGLELRQARAERDAVLDELGLTALASRPLKKLSGGQRRLACVAAALVGERPLLVLDEPTTGMDPVARRAVWAAVDRRRAERGTTVLLVTHNVIEAETVLDRVAVLDRGRVIACDTPAGLKERVAGEVRVELVWRENAPLDVPEVAALRSRAVESGRRWTLRLAPDEARAAVATVTGGAAFAALDDFTLATPSLEDVYLALGGDTQGLVKA, encoded by the coding sequence AGTACGCGCACGGCACAGGCAGTCCGGAACGGACACGGGGGCGGTCTCGTGTGCGCGGTACGCGCGCTGACCAAGACCTATCCGGCCGTCCGCGGACGCCGGGGCGCCCCCGGCACGCCCGAGGTGAGGGCCACCGACGGGGTGCGGCTGGACATCCGGCGCGGCGAGATCTTCGGGCTCCTCGGACCGAACGGCGCCGGCAAGTCGACCCTCGTCCGCCAGCTCACCGGACTCATGCGGCCCGACAGCGGCAGCGTCGAGATCCTCGGGCACGACATCGTCCGCCACCCCGAACGGGCGGCGCGGATCCTCGCCTACCTCGGACAGGAGTCCACCGCTCTCGACGAGCTGACCGTGTCGCTGGCGGCGGAGACGACCGCACGGCTGCGCGGACTGGAGCTGCGTCAGGCACGGGCCGAGCGGGACGCCGTCCTGGACGAGCTGGGCCTGACCGCGCTGGCCTCCCGCCCCCTGAAGAAGCTGTCGGGCGGGCAGCGGCGGCTCGCGTGCGTCGCCGCCGCACTCGTCGGGGAGCGGCCGCTGCTGGTCCTCGACGAGCCGACCACCGGAATGGACCCCGTCGCCCGGCGCGCCGTCTGGGCCGCCGTCGACCGCCGCCGGGCCGAGCGCGGTACGACCGTGCTGCTGGTCACCCACAACGTCATCGAGGCCGAGACCGTCCTCGACCGGGTCGCCGTCCTCGACCGCGGCCGCGTCATCGCCTGCGACACCCCGGCCGGTCTGAAGGAGCGGGTCGCGGGCGAGGTCCGGGTCGAACTCGTCTGGCGCGAGAACGCCCCACTGGACGTGCCCGAGGTCGCCGCGCTGCGCTCACGGGCCGTCGAGTCGGGCCGCCGCTGGACCCTCCGGCTCGCGCCCGACGAGGCCCGGGCGGCGGTCGCCACGGTCACCGGCGGGGCCGCCTTCGCCGCGCTCGACGACTTCACACTGGCCACGCCGAGCCTGGAGGACGTGTACCTGGCGCTCGGTGGCGACACGCAGGGGCTGGTCAAGGCATGA